Part of the Candidatus Rhabdochlamydia sp. T3358 genome, GCCAAAGCAAACTCCACCCGGCCTTGTGGGTTTTTGCGTGTAAGCCCCTCAAATAAATGTCTTAATAAGGTAATGTCTTTAAGAGCTCGTGCGCGTCTTGGATCTAAACTTTGAGGATCATCTCCTATATTGATACGCAATACTTGTGATTGGGCTTCTTTTTTTTCTTTTGAAAAAGAAAAACAACCAGTTAAAAGCACAATAATACATGTGAAAAAAATTTGAACCATGATATCTTCCTATCACTTTTTAAAGAGATCTTTTTTACTTTCACTATAAGATAAATAGATCTAATAACGCGAGGCTTAAAAAAATCATGTCTTTAGTAACAAGTAGTCCCATTCCTGTGTTCAATACACCTGAATTTCCTAGCTATTTTCAAGGAAAAGGCGAATCTATACCATTAGATGATCAAGGATTAATGAGATGTTTAGAAACGATCCTTTTGCCAGGAATGTCATTCGATTTACGAGAAAAGTTAACAGACAACATCTTTAAAATAAAGACGCCTAACTATTCTGGGAAAGAACTATATATTGACAAAAGGTTTTTTAATAAGACGTCTTTAATAGAACAGCCGAGTAACTTACCTAGTGTTGATAAAATTTGCGAAACCTTGAAAAATTTAAATAGAATTCCTTATTTGTGGGGAGGAAATTGCCCAGAAGGTGTTGCTAGAATGCTTGAGCTTTACCCTGTCGATCTCTCTAGCCTTGAGACAAAGATACAAAATATCTGGCAACTCAAAGGTGTGGATTGTTCGGGCCTTCTCTATTATGCCACTAATGGATATACCCCTCGCAACACCTCTGATTTAGTGAATTACGGGAAAGC contains:
- a CDS encoding NlpC/P60 family protein → MSLVTSSPIPVFNTPEFPSYFQGKGESIPLDDQGLMRCLETILLPGMSFDLREKLTDNIFKIKTPNYSGKELYIDKRFFNKTSLIEQPSNLPSVDKICETLKNLNRIPYLWGGNCPEGVARMLELYPVDLSSLETKIQNIWQLKGVDCSGLLYYATNGYTPRNTSDLVNYGKAVLMKKEIAKIVQPLDLIVWKGHVIIVIDKETCIESTIKKGVHLRNLSERIEEVLKTRKPVNQNPSDDSFVIRRWYSDSLNSSIMRRTKQSCCIL